TGATCTCGGAAGAGCTTTAGCAAGGTTTCGCACTGGGGGGCCGCCTGGCACTGACTGCGAAATTCGTAGTAAGGAACCTGGGCGATTCGTTCGCAGTATTCCGGGTAGGCTTCGACGCGACTGAGCAGCGTTGGTAACGTCAGTTCGGGATGAAACTGGGTGCAGTAAATGGGGCGTCCATCAAAGCGAAATGCTTGCTGGGCGACAGTCTCGGTCGAGGCCAACAACGTGGTTCCCGGTGGCAGCTCGATGACGCGATCTTCGTGCCCCATATAGGCCTCGAAGCTTTCGGGCAGATGCGAGAAGATGGGGTCGAGCTTGCCTGCTTCGGTCAGGCTCACCAGGCTGGTTCCCAACTCGGCGTGCTCCAGGTCGTGAATGACTTTGCCGCCGGCTGTCCTGGCCAAGGATTGAAATCCCCAGCAAGACGCGAACGTTGGTTTTCCACTGTCCAGTAGTCGCTGTAAGCTGACCAACGCGTGCTGCATCCAGGGGGCATTGCTGGTAACACTGTAACGTCCCGAGCCGCCAATCATGACCATGTCGACTTCGGCCAGGTGCGAAGCATCCAGGCTTGTGGAAAGCAAGTCGAAGACCGTGATCGACTCTTGCGGACACCGCAGGGCGTCGGCAAAGCAGCCGATCTCTTGCTCGCGAATGGGATCATCGGCATCGCGAATCTGAATCAGCAGGTAACGATAGTCGTTCATGACAGAGTCGCTTTATGCAAAGTGACGTAATCAATTGCCTGGGCGATGACCTCGCACATGGTATCGATTTGCTCGGGGGAAACGGCCAAGGGAGGCATGATCACAATTACATCCCCCAGAGGTCGAATCCACAGGCCATGCTCCAAAGCAAACTGACAGACCTGGTTGCCGTGCCGTTGGGGCCAGGGGAAGTGCTCGCCGGTCTCGCGATCCTTGACCAGTTCGACGGCCGCGATCATGCCATATTGCCGCACGTCGCCCACGTGAGGATGCTCGCTAAGGCGGCTTAAGTACTGCGCGATGCGTTCGATTTTAGCAGGAAGTTGGGCGAGCGTATCTTCCTGCTCGAAGACATCGAGCGTGCCTATCGCCGCTGCGGCGCTCAATGGATTACCCCCGAACGTGTGCCCATGACAAAGCTGCTTCGCCTCGGCATAGTCACCCAGGTAGGCGTTCCAGATTTCAGTGGTCGCGATCGCGGCACTCATGGGAAGGTAACCGCCGGAAAGCCCTTTGCCCAGGCACAGAATATCAGGCACGACATCCTCTTGCTGGCAGCCGAACATGGTGCCTGTGCGCCCCATGCCCACGGCCACTTCGTCGGCAATCATCAATACGCCATACTTTCGCGTCAATTCGCGAACACCTCGCAGGTATCCTTCCGGCTGCATGATCATGCCTGCCGCCCCGAGGATCAGCGGCTCGATCACCACGGCAGCGATCGACTCGTGATGCTTGGCCAAGGTTTTTTCGAGTATCTGAAGATGATGTTGGCAACTGGTGTCCTTGGTCGGTGTGCGGCGATCAGGAATAGGCAGGCGATGAACCGGAAACATCAACGGCTTGAACACCGCGTTGAAGCGATCGACGCCCCCCACGCTGATCGTGCCGATGGTGTCGCCGTGATAGGCGTCTTCAAATCCGATGTACGATGTCTTCTGCGGCTGGGGGTTCTCGCACTGATGCCAATATTGAAAGGCCAGCTTGATCGCGACTTCGAGTGCCGATGCGCCATCGCTGCAAAAGAAAGTGTGATCGAGATCTCCTGGCGTAAGATCTGCCAGACGCTTGGCCAGTTGAATGGTTGTGCTGTTCGAGCAGCCCAGGTTCGTCACGTGGGCGACCTTGCCCAGTTGCTCTTTGATCGCGGCATCAATCGTCGGGTGCTGGTGACCGTGGACGTTGCACCACATGCTGCTCACCCCATCGATCAGCCGGCGACCTGACGTATCGATCAGTTCGCACCCTTGGGCCGATTCAATGATCAGCGGCTCGTAGCAAGCCATCTGGGTGAAGGCATGCCAGACGTAGTGCTTGTCCCAGTCGTTTAGCTGCTGCGTGGTCGGAGTCATATGCGAAACAGAAATAAGGCCCGAAAGGAAAGACCTTATTGTAGAGCAAGACGCAAGCAAGGTCAGGCTGGGACCGGTCGCTCGCTACTGCGAAGAGGAGCGAGAACCTTGTGGGCTCCCACCAATCGGGTAGTCTTCCGGCAGCGGACGTGCGGCCGTCGTGAACCCGATTTCGTACAAGTCGTCGCGGACTTTGCGGAAGTCGCCGTAGCTGTCGGGATAGGTCCAGATGGTGATCGTGGTCCGAGACGGATCGAGCGAGGCGACGATGTCACGGAAACGCGAGCCTGGCTGCAAGGCTTCGTTCACCGGGAAACCGAGCTCTTCCGTCTCTGGTTCCAACGTGAAATTCTTCAGCTCGATACCACCCCGCGTGGCGGTGCCGAGTGAGGTTTCCATTTCGTAGGAACGATTGACCAGCGTGTACTGCATGACGTAGCCGTTCATCGGGCCCACGCGAGCAACGGCCTGACCGTCTCGCCGAGCACGGTCCAAATGGCTGCGAGCATCATTCTTCATCGCTTCAACCAGGCGTTCCATCGGAACGTACGAGATACGTCCATGACGCAGGCGGAAGTGTTCTTCCTGGCCGAAAACTGTCTTGGCCAGCGGCGTGGGGTAGTGGGCCAGTTCTTTGACTTCGGGCCGGTAGTCACGCAGACTCTCGATCTGATCGTACAGTTCTTCCAACTGGGAAGTGGTATGCAGCAATTCGCGCTGCTGGGCGACTTCCTCTTGTTTCGTGCTAGAAAGCTCTTGCTGCTTTTGATTTAGCGTGGTTTCTGCCGCCGTCAGAAACAATTGCAGCTGATTGCGTTCTTCGAAGGCCAGCTTCGCTTGTTGTTGAACGCTGACAATCTCTTGCTGAATGGTCGCCACGTCTTGGGCCATGCTGTTCAGCTCGGCCAGCGTTGGGCCTTGCGGTTTGGGTGGCGACTTGGGCAACTCGGGTTCGGGCGTGGGGGCTGGGATCGATAGGGACGGCGGTTTGACGGGCTCGTCCGTTTTGCCAATGGCAGCGTCCACGATGGCATCGCGGGCCGTGATGCCCACCACCATGATCAGGATGATCAGAATCCCAACCAGGTTGGTCACCACGTCGAGAAATGAATCGAGCGACGGGGCGTTCTTGTCAACGCTATTGGATTTGGCTGGACGTCTCACTTGCGATTCACCTCGATCCCGGAACCGTACAAGAGCGTTTCCAACTGCCGCACCACGGGCTCGCCGCCTTGTTCGACGGTGATTTGCAGGATGGGTTTCCAGTAGAAGTTACGGCCGGCCATGCCCCAGCTATCGATGCGGGTATGGATCAGGCGAACCAGCTTGTCGACGGCTGCTTCCATGTCACCATTGACCGGCACGGTTTCCGCCGGACCAAGGACGCCTCGTTCTTGAACCAATGTCATTTGCTCGCCACTTACGACTAGCGTGACAGGACGGGTGATGGCCGTATTCTTAGGACCTGCCGAAGGTAAAGCCCAGTTGCCACCACGTGTTGCCGCGATAGGCTTGGCGGACGAACGGTTTCCGCCTGTTCCGCCGGAAGCGTCTTTTTGGTCGGGACCGTTGGGTTGAGCGTACTGAACGCCATGTTTGCCTTCCCCGGTGCGCAACTCGGGTGGAGCTTGCTGAGGATAGAAGGCGGATGATAGTTGCTGTTGGGGTGGCTTTTGCTGCGTGCCGTCGACAGGGCTTGTCGCACGACCGGTTCCCATTTGGCCGGAACCACCATACGCTTCGGCAGGCATGTCACCGTTACCATTGCCACGTTCGACGAAGCGATTTTCAAGGAACTCTTCGTCGTCGCCGCCGCCACCACCGACAGCTTGGAAGCCGCCGTTGCGCGTTGCGGTGAGATACTGATCTTCGATCCGGCCATATTTCTTGGGAGCCGCCATGACTAGCTCGATCTTGCGGCGTCGGGCTAGTTCGACAGTTTCGATTAGCCGCTTTGCCAGGAAGCGATCGGCAGGTGGATAGGCAAGTTCGGTATCTTCGTCGACCAGTTCGTAGCCGAATTCGTCGTCCCAGCCATTCAAGGCTTCACGAGCCGCGGCGTACGACTCGGCTCCGCCAGGACGCACGATCAACAGGGGATAAGGATTGCCTTGGCCAGGTACGCCTTGCGATTGTCGATACTCACGAATCGTCCGCAACGAGGCGGCCAACGGATTTCCAGGCCCGAGCGGTTCCTGAAAATCGATGCCGGTCAGACCGATCCCTTCCGGTTGGATAATCACGCGATCGGCCGTGCATTCAATGTAGATCGGCTGGCGGCGGGTACCGCTCTGGCCGTCGTAGGGAACCAATGCATAGGCTGGCTTGCGTCCTTTGATTTCTTGACGAACTTTTTCGAGCTCAGTCTGGGCTTCGGCGATCTGTTGATTCAGACGCTGCTTCTGCGTTTCAAAGTCGTCGGCACTACCGGTGACGTTTTCCGTTTCCCCTTCCAGGACGGCAATATCGCCGCGTAGCTTGCGGATCTTTTCGGTCAGACGGTGGCTATGGTCTTCCAGGCCGGAAAGTTGCAGACGAGCCTCTTCCAGTTGCTTGAGTCGTGCGACTCGCAGTTGCTCGAGCTCTTTCATCTGCTCGGTGTAGTCTTCTACCGGTTCCGGCTCTGGTGCCGGAGCAGGAAGCTCTGGTTCTACAGGAGCAGGGACTGAGAGCGCCGGTAGATCGACCGCGACCGCTTCCGTACGGGCCTGAAGGACCATCACCACGAAGAGCACAATCAAGGCTCCCATAGTGCAGATCAGGACGGCCAGGAAGGGGAACAGCGAGATCTCGACCGTATGTCGTGCTGAACGACGTCGACTCACGCGGCTTGGCCTTTATCCTTGCGATCGAGTTGAACCGTGGCATGTCCACCACTGGACATCCGCGAGTTGAGCAAGTGAATGGTCGCGGCCAGGCTTTGCACCGTTTCTTCAAAGTGCTGCTTGCCGGCCAAAGTTTCCAGGTTGCGATTGAGGGAGTGTTCCAGGTTGGCAACCTCGCCGGTCGCTTCGACCACCTTCAATAGGATGGTCCCTTGCTCCGTCAATTGTTCATGCTGGGCATGAATGGACGAACTGACCTGGTACAAAGCATCAATCACGCCGTTAAGTTGCTCGGCCGAACGTTGAATCGTGTGCTGCTGGGCAGCAGCAAATGCGTCGGCATGTGTTTTCAGCGATTCGGTCATGGCGTTGTGCAGGGCCGTTTCCATCTGCTCGCTACTTGCCGAGATCAACCGTTGCCAATGTTGATGAGCTGAGGATACCGTGTCTCGCCATAGTTCTGTCTGGCGAACGACAAGATCTTGCGTAGTCTGAATGGTACGTTCGGCCATCTTCTTGACGGCCAGTACGCTAGGATCGGTCGCGCTACCTTCGGTTTCGAATCGTGCTGTCAGTTCGTCGGCGGCGATCGCATCGACATTGCTGAGCAGTTCGGACTCGACACGCCCCAATACGAACTGGGCGAACATAAGCCCAATGGAAAGGGTTAACGCAAGTGCAGTGGTATCGAACGCCACGCTGAGACCTTGTAGCAGGCTCTCCATGGCGACCTTAGGTTCGTTCACCAATGCTTCGGGCGAAAGGTTACCCAGTGCCAGCGTGATACCAATCACGGTACCCAAAAAGCCCAGCATCGGAGTGGCCCAGATCACGATGCGAACCATCGAATAATCGTGTTCGCATTTCTCTTGATCAATATCGGCCAGGTATTTCAGTTCATCTTGCAGATTCGAGGCCGTCTGGCTGGCATGAACATGCTGCAGGCCCTTGGTGAGCCGCTGAAACAAAAGTGTTGGATGGAAGCACTCCGGCAATTCATGCAACGCATTGAGCAGCAGCGGGGCCTTCTCAATCTTGTCGCGACCATTCTCTTGCGGCGGCAGATCGACCTGGCTCAGCGAGCGAAACTC
Above is a window of Blastopirellula marina DNA encoding:
- the bioA gene encoding adenosylmethionine--8-amino-7-oxononanoate transaminase, with product MTPTTQQLNDWDKHYVWHAFTQMACYEPLIIESAQGCELIDTSGRRLIDGVSSMWCNVHGHQHPTIDAAIKEQLGKVAHVTNLGCSNSTTIQLAKRLADLTPGDLDHTFFCSDGASALEVAIKLAFQYWHQCENPQPQKTSYIGFEDAYHGDTIGTISVGGVDRFNAVFKPLMFPVHRLPIPDRRTPTKDTSCQHHLQILEKTLAKHHESIAAVVIEPLILGAAGMIMQPEGYLRGVRELTRKYGVLMIADEVAVGMGRTGTMFGCQQEDVVPDILCLGKGLSGGYLPMSAAIATTEIWNAYLGDYAEAKQLCHGHTFGGNPLSAAAAIGTLDVFEQEDTLAQLPAKIERIAQYLSRLSEHPHVGDVRQYGMIAAVELVKDRETGEHFPWPQRHGNQVCQFALEHGLWIRPLGDVIVIMPPLAVSPEQIDTMCEVIAQAIDYVTLHKATLS
- a CDS encoding MotA/TolQ/ExbB proton channel family protein codes for the protein MQQTDAPKISQSIAAKLGWPILIGTALTVLFYGAIHFGIIPHHPLLRYVTAHPVEYAEVAMFMVGVAALLLKGGQLIGEFRSLSQVDLPPQENGRDKIEKAPLLLNALHELPECFHPTLLFQRLTKGLQHVHASQTASNLQDELKYLADIDQEKCEHDYSMVRIVIWATPMLGFLGTVIGITLALGNLSPEALVNEPKVAMESLLQGLSVAFDTTALALTLSIGLMFAQFVLGRVESELLSNVDAIAADELTARFETEGSATDPSVLAVKKMAERTIQTTQDLVVRQTELWRDTVSSAHQHWQRLISASSEQMETALHNAMTESLKTHADAFAAAQQHTIQRSAEQLNGVIDALYQVSSSIHAQHEQLTEQGTILLKVVEATGEVANLEHSLNRNLETLAGKQHFEETVQSLAATIHLLNSRMSSGGHATVQLDRKDKGQAA
- a CDS encoding type 1 glutamine amidotransferase → MNDYRYLLIQIRDADDPIREQEIGCFADALRCPQESITVFDLLSTSLDASHLAEVDMVMIGGSGRYSVTSNAPWMQHALVSLQRLLDSGKPTFASCWGFQSLARTAGGKVIHDLEHAELGTSLVSLTEAGKLDPIFSHLPESFEAYMGHEDRVIELPPGTTLLASTETVAQQAFRFDGRPIYCTQFHPELTLPTLLSRVEAYPEYCERIAQVPYYEFRSQCQAAPQCETLLKLFRDHYLR
- a CDS encoding coiled-coil domain-containing protein, translated to MRRPAKSNSVDKNAPSLDSFLDVVTNLVGILIILIMVVGITARDAIVDAAIGKTDEPVKPPSLSIPAPTPEPELPKSPPKPQGPTLAELNSMAQDVATIQQEIVSVQQQAKLAFEERNQLQLFLTAAETTLNQKQQELSSTKQEEVAQQRELLHTTSQLEELYDQIESLRDYRPEVKELAHYPTPLAKTVFGQEEHFRLRHGRISYVPMERLVEAMKNDARSHLDRARRDGQAVARVGPMNGYVMQYTLVNRSYEMETSLGTATRGGIELKNFTLEPETEELGFPVNEALQPGSRFRDIVASLDPSRTTITIWTYPDSYGDFRKVRDDLYEIGFTTAARPLPEDYPIGGSPQGSRSSSQ